From a region of the Pseudoxanthomonas sp. X-1 genome:
- the trbG gene encoding P-type conjugative transfer protein TrbG codes for MNALFRKSVLPLILLALAGCASQGKPPPSISLDEPVQAQPLPEPPKPVEVITVPEPLALPDQLKPLPGTDGAKPVPEPADETVRVSKANAEARIAPTREGYVNAIQVWPFTDGALYQVYAAPGRVTVVSLQPGEELVMVAAGDTVRWIVGDTSSGSGDALRVNVLVKPIRSGLKTNLVITTSRRTYLLELTSTERAWMASVSWDYPKDRMLALQRQAQAANAAAPVDTGLSLEKIRFRYAVSGSNPPWKPLRAFDDGEKVYIQFPPGIAQGELPPLFVIGAQGDGQLVNYRFRPPYYIVDRLFGAAELRLGGDGGDVVRIERTDGVARRN; via the coding sequence ATGAATGCACTTTTCCGTAAATCCGTTTTGCCGTTGATCCTGCTGGCTCTCGCGGGCTGCGCCTCGCAGGGCAAGCCGCCGCCGTCCATCTCGCTCGATGAGCCAGTGCAGGCCCAGCCGCTGCCGGAGCCGCCCAAGCCGGTGGAGGTCATCACCGTTCCCGAACCCTTGGCGCTGCCGGATCAGTTGAAACCGCTGCCGGGGACGGACGGAGCCAAGCCCGTGCCGGAGCCGGCCGACGAAACCGTGCGCGTGTCCAAGGCCAACGCCGAGGCGCGCATTGCGCCGACCCGCGAGGGCTACGTCAACGCGATTCAGGTGTGGCCCTTCACCGATGGCGCGCTCTATCAGGTCTATGCCGCGCCGGGGCGCGTCACCGTGGTTTCGCTCCAGCCCGGCGAGGAACTCGTGATGGTCGCCGCAGGCGATACCGTGCGCTGGATCGTGGGCGACACGTCCAGCGGCAGCGGCGACGCGCTGCGCGTGAACGTGCTGGTGAAGCCCATCCGCTCGGGCCTGAAAACCAATCTTGTCATCACCACCAGCCGCCGGACGTACCTGCTGGAGCTGACCTCGACCGAACGTGCATGGATGGCCTCGGTGTCCTGGGACTACCCGAAAGACCGGATGCTGGCCTTGCAGCGCCAGGCGCAAGCGGCCAACGCCGCCGCGCCGGTCGATACCGGCTTGTCGCTGGAGAAAATCCGCTTCCGCTACGCGGTCAGCGGCAGCAATCCGCCGTGGAAGCCGCTGCGCGCCTTCGATGACGGCGAGAAGGTCTATATCCAGTTCCCGCCAGGCATCGCCCAAGGCGAACTGCCGCCGCTGTTCGTCATCGGCGCGCAGGGCGACGGGCAACTGGTGAACTACCGTTTCCGCCCGCCGTACTACATCGTGGATCGGCTGTTCGGCGCGGCCGAACTGCGCTTGGGCGGCGATGGTGGCGACGTGGTGCGGATTGAGCGCACGGATGGCGTGGCGCGGAGGAACTGA
- the trbF gene encoding conjugal transfer protein TrbF encodes MRFKRPQVRYADTPQPATPYQAAAQVWDERIGSARVQAKNWRFMAFGCLLLALLMAGGLVWRSAQSIVTPYVIEVDKSGQVRAVGEAATPYKPADAQIAYHLAHFIMLVRSLSIDPIVVRQNWLDAYDYTTDKGAAVLNDYASKNDPFARVGKESVTVQITSVTRASDTSFNVRWTEQRFVNGAPAGTERWNAVLSTVLQTPRTEQRLRKNPLGIYVNGLSWSRELDSSEGAKP; translated from the coding sequence ATGCGATTCAAGCGACCGCAGGTGCGCTACGCCGATACGCCGCAGCCTGCCACCCCGTATCAAGCCGCCGCCCAGGTGTGGGACGAGCGTATCGGCTCGGCCCGCGTGCAGGCGAAGAACTGGCGATTCATGGCCTTCGGCTGCCTGCTGCTGGCCTTGCTGATGGCCGGCGGCCTGGTGTGGCGTTCGGCGCAGTCCATCGTCACGCCCTACGTCATCGAGGTGGACAAGAGCGGCCAGGTGCGTGCGGTCGGCGAAGCAGCCACGCCGTACAAGCCGGCTGACGCGCAGATCGCCTATCACCTGGCGCACTTCATCATGCTGGTTCGCTCGCTCTCCATCGACCCGATCGTGGTGCGGCAGAACTGGCTCGATGCCTACGACTACACCACCGACAAGGGCGCGGCCGTGCTCAACGACTACGCCAGCAAGAACGACCCGTTCGCTCGCGTCGGCAAGGAGTCGGTGACTGTGCAGATCACCAGCGTGACCCGCGCCAGCGACACGTCTTTCAACGTGCGTTGGACGGAGCAGCGGTTCGTCAATGGTGCGCCCGCTGGCACCGAACGCTGGAACGCCGTGCTTTCCACCGTCCTGCAAACCCCGCGCACCGAACAGCGCCTGCGCAAGAACCCGCTGGGTATCTACGTCAACGGCCTGTCGTGGAGCCGCGAACTGGATTCGTCCGAAGGAGCCAAGCCATGA
- the trbL gene encoding P-type conjugative transfer protein TrbL has product MNDVTIIDQFLDTFSRYIDSGFGLLHGEVAFLTATLIVIDMTIAGLYWAMSHATGQGEDVIAKLLRKVLYVGAFAYIIGNFNWLAGIVFRSFAGLGLMAGDSTLSMEHFLQPGRLAKTGLDAAGPIFLQLDDMMGFPEVFANLDAILVLFLAWLVVILCFFVLAVQLFITLIEFKLTTLAGFVLVPFALWNKTSFLAEKVLGNVVSSGIKVLVLAVIVGIGSGLFSQFQVHPDEPSIDHALVVMLASLALLALGIYGPGIATGLVSGAPQLGAGAMAGAAVGAVGTGVAIGAAATGVGGAVAAGARMAPAAAKLAGAGARAATSAAGSAKSAFQAGSAAAGGGAKGAAAGLGNVAKTGAQAAGRRAASGAAAAGQKVADSFRAGWNGAEAGASGSGQASTGEAADNAASSQKQEQPAWAKRMHRRQQITHAATTAAHTLRGGDGGGSGQGPSLRDSDT; this is encoded by the coding sequence ATGAACGACGTGACCATCATCGACCAATTCCTCGATACGTTCTCGCGCTACATCGACTCGGGCTTTGGCTTGCTGCATGGCGAAGTGGCGTTCCTGACCGCCACGCTCATCGTCATCGACATGACCATCGCCGGCCTGTATTGGGCCATGAGCCACGCCACCGGCCAGGGCGAGGACGTGATCGCCAAGCTGCTGCGCAAGGTGCTCTATGTCGGTGCCTTCGCCTACATCATCGGCAACTTCAACTGGCTGGCCGGCATCGTGTTCCGTTCGTTTGCCGGGCTGGGCCTGATGGCAGGCGACTCTACCTTGAGCATGGAGCATTTCCTGCAACCGGGACGGCTGGCGAAAACCGGCCTCGATGCGGCCGGGCCGATCTTCCTTCAACTCGACGACATGATGGGTTTCCCCGAGGTGTTCGCCAACCTCGATGCCATCTTGGTGCTGTTCCTCGCCTGGCTGGTGGTGATCCTCTGCTTCTTCGTGCTGGCGGTACAGCTTTTCATCACGCTGATCGAGTTCAAGCTGACCACGCTTGCCGGCTTCGTGCTGGTGCCGTTCGCGCTTTGGAACAAGACGAGCTTCCTGGCGGAAAAAGTGCTCGGCAACGTGGTGTCGTCGGGCATCAAGGTCTTGGTACTGGCCGTCATCGTCGGCATCGGCTCGGGCCTGTTCTCGCAGTTCCAGGTTCATCCCGATGAACCGTCCATCGACCACGCGCTTGTCGTGATGCTGGCCTCGCTCGCCTTGCTGGCGCTCGGCATCTACGGGCCAGGTATCGCTACGGGCCTTGTGTCCGGTGCGCCCCAACTGGGCGCGGGCGCGATGGCAGGTGCTGCGGTCGGCGCAGTCGGCACAGGCGTTGCCATCGGTGCCGCCGCGACCGGCGTAGGCGGTGCCGTCGCCGCCGGGGCGCGCATGGCACCCGCCGCCGCGAAGCTGGCCGGCGCTGGCGCGCGTGCAGCCACATCGGCGGCGGGCAGCGCCAAGTCGGCATTCCAGGCCGGCTCCGCCGCAGCGGGCGGCGGGGCCAAGGGCGCAGCCGCTGGCCTCGGCAACGTCGCCAAGACCGGCGCGCAGGCGGCAGGTCGCCGTGCCGCATCGGGTGCTGCCGCTGCCGGGCAGAAGGTGGCCGATTCCTTCCGTGCCGGATGGAACGGTGCAGAGGCCGGCGCTTCCGGCTCCGGGCAGGCCAGCACAGGCGAAGCCGCCGACAACGCCGCCAGCTCGCAGAAGCAGGAACAACCCGCCTGGGCCAAGCGGATGCACCGCCGCCAGCAGATCACCCATGCCGCAACCACCGCCGCCCACACGCTGCGCGGTGGCGACGGCGGCGGCTCCGGGCAAGGCCCGAGCCTGCGCGATTCCGATACCTGA
- the trbJ gene encoding P-type conjugative transfer protein TrbJ produces the protein MKTRVLSASLAIVLSGSLMLAQPAAAITVFDPSNFVQNTLTAVRTLEQINNQINQLQNEAQMLMNQARNLATLDFNIVNRLRSTLATTERLIAEAQGLAYDVQSMDATFSRLYPEQYAATISGDRMAQDARERWQNTLNGLHTAMQMQAQVSQNLTQDESALADLVSQSQSATGALQAMQATNQLLALQAKQSIQAQQLQITQDRAASLELARQAAATERAREVRRRFLGTGTPYTPQTVNFYNNN, from the coding sequence ATGAAGACCCGTGTGCTTTCCGCTTCGCTCGCCATCGTGCTGTCCGGCTCGCTGATGCTCGCCCAACCGGCGGCGGCCATCACCGTGTTCGACCCGTCGAACTTCGTGCAGAACACGCTGACCGCCGTTCGCACGCTGGAGCAGATCAACAACCAGATCAACCAGCTCCAGAACGAGGCGCAGATGCTGATGAACCAGGCGCGCAATCTGGCGACGCTGGACTTCAACATCGTCAACCGCCTGCGCTCCACGCTTGCCACCACCGAACGCCTGATCGCCGAGGCGCAGGGGCTGGCCTACGACGTGCAGAGCATGGATGCCACGTTCTCGCGCCTGTACCCGGAGCAGTACGCCGCCACCATCAGCGGCGACCGCATGGCGCAGGACGCCCGCGAACGCTGGCAGAACACCTTGAACGGCCTGCACACCGCGATGCAGATGCAGGCGCAGGTATCGCAGAACCTGACCCAAGACGAAAGCGCGCTGGCCGACCTCGTGAGCCAGAGCCAGTCGGCCACCGGCGCGCTGCAAGCGATGCAGGCGACGAACCAGCTTCTCGCCTTGCAGGCCAAGCAGTCCATCCAGGCGCAGCAGCTCCAGATCACGCAAGACCGGGCGGCCTCGCTGGAACTGGCGCGGCAGGCGGCAGCGACCGAGCGCGCCCGCGAAGTGCGGCGGCGCTTCCTCGGCACCGGCACGCCGTACACGCCGCAGACCGTCAATTTCTACAACAACAACTGA
- the trbE gene encoding conjugal transfer protein TrbE has protein sequence MLNLAEYRQRPALLADWLPWAGLVAPGVVLNKDGSFQRTARFRGPDLDSATQGELIAASARLNNALRRLGSGWALFIEAERRSAADYPHSDFPEPLSWLVDEERRAAFEESGNHFESGYHLTLAYLPPEESRARAAKMLYENAPGDGVDWRGRLSAFMAETDRVFDLLDGVMPEIAWLDDAQTLTYLHATVSTRRYRIGVPEVPFHLDALLADSALVGGLAPTLGDQHLRVVSVRGFPTSTWPGLLDDLNRLGFGYRWSTRFLCMDKAEAEKELGRLRRQWFAKRKNVVALLRETIFQQESPLVDTDASNKASDADAALQELGSDQVAFGYLTATVTVMDTDAAAADEKLRMVERVIQGRGFVTIPETLNAVDAWLSSIPGNAYANVRQPIVSTLNLAHMMPLSAVWAGPEKNDHLDGPPLIVTRTDGATPFRLVTHIGDVGHTLVAGPTGMGKSVLLAILAMQFRRYFGSRIFAFDMGRSMRATILGLGGEHYDLGADGGIAFQPLARIDGEGYRTWAAEWVEGRLLHEGVTIGPDEKAAIWSALGSLAGAPPEQRTMTGLSVLLQSNALRQALSPYVLGGAHGKLLDADHDRLGMAGVQGFEMEELMHSPAAVQAVLRYLFARFDERFDGAPTLLILDEAWLFLDEPAFAARIRAWLKTLRKKNVSVIFATQSLADIKDSTIAPAIIESCASRIFLPNPQATEPQIRTIYEGFGLNSRQIEIVATAQPKRDYYYQSRLGNRLFDLDLGSAALAFAGASTPQDQRDIDRVLTQAGAPGFAGAWLRHRGLDWAADLLPSAPVAASFLASQPLEVSP, from the coding sequence ATGCTGAACCTTGCCGAATACCGCCAGCGGCCCGCGCTGCTCGCCGACTGGCTGCCCTGGGCCGGACTGGTCGCGCCGGGCGTCGTCTTGAACAAGGACGGCAGTTTCCAGCGCACGGCGCGCTTTCGCGGCCCCGACTTGGACAGCGCCACGCAAGGCGAGCTGATCGCCGCGTCGGCGCGGCTCAACAACGCGCTGCGCCGGCTGGGTTCGGGCTGGGCGCTGTTCATCGAAGCCGAGCGCCGGTCGGCGGCGGACTACCCGCACTCCGATTTCCCCGAGCCGCTTTCGTGGCTTGTGGACGAGGAGCGCCGCGCCGCCTTCGAGGAATCGGGCAACCACTTCGAGAGCGGCTATCACCTGACGCTGGCCTACCTGCCGCCGGAGGAATCCCGCGCTCGCGCCGCGAAGATGCTCTACGAGAACGCACCCGGCGACGGCGTGGACTGGCGCGGCCGCCTCAGTGCGTTCATGGCGGAAACCGATCGCGTATTCGACCTGCTCGACGGCGTGATGCCGGAAATCGCTTGGCTCGACGACGCGCAGACGCTGACCTATCTGCACGCCACCGTCTCGACGCGACGCTACCGCATCGGCGTTCCCGAGGTGCCTTTCCATCTGGACGCGCTGCTGGCCGATTCCGCGCTGGTCGGCGGCCTCGCGCCCACGCTGGGCGACCAGCACCTGCGCGTGGTGTCGGTGCGGGGCTTCCCGACCTCGACTTGGCCGGGCTTGCTGGACGACCTCAACCGCCTGGGCTTTGGCTATCGCTGGTCAACCCGCTTTCTCTGCATGGACAAAGCCGAGGCGGAAAAGGAACTCGGCCGCCTGCGCCGCCAGTGGTTCGCCAAGCGCAAGAACGTCGTTGCGCTGCTGCGCGAAACCATCTTCCAGCAGGAAAGCCCGCTGGTCGATACCGACGCCAGCAACAAGGCCAGCGATGCCGATGCGGCCTTGCAGGAGCTGGGGAGCGATCAAGTCGCCTTCGGCTACCTGACGGCCACTGTGACCGTGATGGACACGGATGCCGCCGCTGCCGACGAAAAGCTGCGCATGGTGGAGCGCGTCATCCAAGGGCGCGGGTTCGTCACCATTCCCGAAACGCTGAACGCCGTCGATGCGTGGCTGTCCTCGATCCCTGGCAACGCCTACGCGAACGTGCGCCAGCCCATCGTCTCGACGCTGAACCTGGCGCACATGATGCCGCTGTCGGCGGTGTGGGCCGGGCCGGAGAAGAACGACCACCTCGACGGCCCGCCGCTGATCGTTACCCGCACCGATGGCGCGACGCCGTTCCGGCTGGTGACGCACATCGGCGACGTGGGGCATACGCTGGTCGCCGGGCCGACCGGCATGGGTAAGTCGGTGCTGCTCGCCATCCTGGCAATGCAGTTCCGGCGCTACTTCGGCTCGCGCATCTTCGCCTTCGACATGGGCCGCTCGATGCGCGCCACCATCCTCGGCTTGGGCGGCGAGCACTACGACCTGGGCGCGGATGGCGGTATCGCGTTCCAGCCGCTCGCCCGCATCGACGGCGAGGGCTACCGCACCTGGGCCGCCGAATGGGTGGAAGGCCGCCTGCTGCATGAAGGCGTGACCATCGGCCCGGACGAGAAGGCGGCTATCTGGTCGGCGCTCGGCAGCCTCGCCGGTGCGCCGCCGGAACAGCGCACGATGACCGGGCTTTCCGTGCTGCTGCAATCGAACGCGCTGCGCCAGGCGCTTTCGCCCTATGTGCTCGGCGGCGCGCACGGCAAGCTGCTGGATGCCGACCACGACCGGCTAGGCATGGCCGGCGTGCAGGGCTTCGAGATGGAAGAACTGATGCACAGCCCGGCCGCCGTGCAAGCGGTGCTGCGCTACCTGTTCGCCCGCTTCGATGAGCGTTTCGACGGTGCGCCCACGCTGCTGATTCTCGATGAGGCGTGGCTGTTCCTTGATGAGCCGGCGTTCGCCGCCCGCATCCGGGCGTGGCTGAAAACGCTGCGCAAGAAAAACGTGTCGGTGATCTTCGCCACGCAATCGCTGGCGGACATTAAGGATTCGACCATCGCGCCCGCGATCATCGAAAGCTGCGCGAGCAGGATTTTCTTGCCGAACCCGCAGGCCACCGAGCCGCAGATTCGCACGATCTACGAGGGCTTCGGCCTCAACAGCCGGCAAATCGAAATCGTCGCCACCGCGCAGCCCAAGCGCGACTACTACTACCAATCGCGCCTCGGCAATCGCCTGTTTGACCTCGACCTGGGGTCGGCGGCGCTCGCCTTCGCCGGCGCATCCACACCGCAAGACCAACGCGACATCGACCGCGTGCTGACGCAGGCCGGCGCTCCCGGCTTCGCCGGCGCGTGGCTGCGCCATCGCGGCCTTGATTGGGCCGCCGACCTGCTGCCGTCCGCACCGGTGGCGGCTTCCTTCCTCGCTTCTCAACCGCTGGAGGTTTCGCCATGA
- a CDS encoding VirB3 family type IV secretion system protein, with product MSTANDLPGFEVPLHRSLTEPILMGGAPRTVAIANGTLAAAMGLGLQLWIPGVVLWVVGHSLAVWGARVDPQFMQVFARHIKHKPLMDV from the coding sequence ATGAGCACGGCCAACGACCTGCCGGGCTTCGAGGTGCCGCTGCACCGCTCGCTGACCGAGCCGATCCTCATGGGCGGTGCGCCGCGCACCGTCGCCATTGCTAACGGCACGCTGGCCGCCGCCATGGGCCTGGGCTTGCAACTGTGGATTCCCGGTGTGGTGCTCTGGGTCGTCGGCCATTCGCTGGCGGTGTGGGGTGCGCGCGTCGATCCGCAGTTCATGCAGGTCTTTGCCCGGCACATCAAGCACAAGCCGCTGATGGACGTGTAG
- a CDS encoding TrbC/VirB2 family protein: MTQMNAHALRISVNPASAFARLRRLAAPAHHGLLLAATMLMTAGTAKAAGSSMPWEGPLQSILDSIQGPVARIVAVIIIIATGLALAFGDTSGGFRKLIQIVFGLTIAFAASSFFLSFFSFSGGAVV; encoded by the coding sequence ATGACGCAGATGAACGCCCATGCTTTGCGTATTTCCGTAAATCCGGCTTCGGCCTTCGCCCGCCTGCGGCGGCTGGCCGCGCCAGCACACCACGGCCTGCTGCTGGCCGCCACCATGCTGATGACGGCCGGAACCGCGAAGGCCGCCGGCTCCTCGATGCCGTGGGAAGGCCCGCTGCAATCCATCCTCGATTCCATCCAGGGGCCGGTCGCGCGCATCGTCGCCGTCATCATCATCATCGCCACGGGCCTGGCACTGGCCTTCGGCGACACGTCAGGCGGCTTTCGCAAGCTGATCCAGATCGTGTTCGGCCTGACCATCGCCTTCGCCGCGTCCTCGTTCTTCCTGTCGTTCTTCAGCTTCTCCGGTGGGGCCGTCGTATGA
- the trbB gene encoding P-type conjugative transfer ATPase TrbB has protein sequence MSAVPKSSITTALDRRIQMLRTAMGPLIAAALEDPDVVEIMLNPDRTLWVDRLSLGRTPLGVELPEADGERIIRLVAAHVGAEVHRGQPLLTAELPETGERFEGILPPAAPGPAFALRKRAVSIIGLDQYVADGILTAGQAEFLRRAVRARQNILIAGGTSSGKTTLANALLAEIAATGDRVLVLEDTIELQCAARDHVPLRTRTGVVSMQELVRATMRLRPDRVVVGEVRGGEALDLIKVWGTGHPGGIATIHAGSALGALLRLEQLILEVAVNPPRALIAEAVNVVIHIAGRGRKRHVETIARVVGFDAASYRLADALETPFPELPPLSSPSPDQPGELP, from the coding sequence ATGAGCGCCGTTCCGAAGTCATCCATAACCACCGCGCTGGATCGCCGCATCCAGATGCTGCGCACGGCAATGGGGCCGCTGATCGCCGCCGCGCTGGAAGACCCGGACGTGGTGGAAATCATGCTTAACCCTGATCGCACCCTATGGGTGGATCGGTTGTCGTTGGGCCGTACGCCGCTGGGCGTCGAACTACCCGAGGCCGATGGCGAACGCATCATCCGGCTGGTGGCGGCCCACGTCGGCGCGGAAGTGCATCGCGGCCAGCCGCTGCTGACTGCCGAGCTGCCCGAGACTGGCGAACGCTTCGAGGGCATCTTGCCGCCGGCCGCGCCTGGCCCGGCGTTCGCGCTGCGCAAGCGTGCCGTGAGCATCATCGGCCTGGATCAGTATGTGGCCGACGGCATCCTGACCGCTGGACAAGCCGAGTTCCTGCGCCGCGCCGTGCGCGCGCGGCAGAACATCCTGATCGCCGGTGGCACCAGCAGCGGCAAGACCACGCTGGCCAACGCCTTGCTCGCCGAGATCGCCGCCACCGGCGACCGTGTGTTGGTGCTCGAAGACACTATCGAGCTGCAATGCGCCGCCCGCGACCATGTGCCGCTGCGCACGCGCACCGGCGTGGTGTCGATGCAGGAGCTGGTGCGCGCCACGATGCGCCTGCGCCCGGATCGCGTCGTCGTTGGCGAAGTACGCGGCGGCGAGGCGCTGGATCTCATCAAGGTGTGGGGCACCGGCCATCCCGGCGGCATCGCCACCATCCACGCCGGTTCGGCGTTGGGCGCGCTGCTGCGCCTGGAGCAACTGATTCTCGAAGTGGCGGTGAACCCACCTCGGGCGCTGATCGCCGAGGCGGTCAACGTCGTCATCCACATCGCCGGGCGTGGCCGCAAGCGCCACGTCGAAACCATCGCCCGCGTCGTTGGCTTCGACGCTGCGAGCTATCGCCTGGCGGACGCGCTGGAAACGCCGTTTCCCGAGCTGCCGCCGCTTTCTTCCCCGTCCCCTGACCAACCTGGAGAACTGCCATGA
- a CDS encoding CopG family transcriptional regulator, whose protein sequence is MSQYRLNLFIQHEHAKRLEELAAKKGVSKSSIVAAALASWLSPDAGDQREAAIAKRLDRLSRQAERLERDQNIQIETLALFVRYFLTVSTPIPEAHQDAARAQGKARFEQFVEQLGRHLLRGRSLVRDVVEELHPDPMRMDDAATQAEAHERATERAS, encoded by the coding sequence ATGAGCCAATACCGCCTCAATCTGTTCATCCAGCACGAGCACGCCAAGCGCCTGGAGGAACTGGCCGCCAAGAAAGGTGTGTCGAAATCCAGCATAGTCGCGGCGGCGCTCGCATCGTGGCTATCGCCCGATGCCGGCGACCAGCGCGAGGCCGCCATTGCCAAGCGGCTGGATCGCCTGTCGCGGCAGGCCGAGCGCCTGGAGCGCGACCAGAACATCCAGATCGAGACGCTGGCGCTGTTCGTCCGCTACTTCCTGACCGTCAGCACGCCCATTCCCGAGGCGCATCAAGACGCAGCCCGCGCCCAAGGCAAGGCCCGCTTCGAGCAGTTCGTCGAACAACTCGGCCGCCACCTGCTGCGCGGCCGGAGCCTGGTGCGGGACGTGGTGGAAGAACTGCATCCCGACCCGATGCGGATGGATGACGCGGCGACACAGGCGGAAGCCCATGAACGCGCTACGGAGCGTGCCTCATGA
- a CDS encoding conjugal transfer protein TraG — protein sequence MQAQGVLFGQIAAVFGIVIAGVWSATQWTAAALAYQVRLGSPWFDFFGTTVYHPWRLFEWWFLFDAYAPHVFDIGGAIAGGSGLVAVIVAIAMSVWRSRQSRLVTTYGSARWADAADIRKAGLTQPAGIFLGQHRGQYLRHEGPEHVLTFAPTRSGKGVGLVVPTLLSWPASVVVHDIKGENWTLTAGWRSRFSHCLLFNPTDAKSAAYNPLLEVRRGAHEVRDVQNVADILVDPDGALERRNHWEKTSHALLVGAILHVLYAGTDKTLRGVANFLSDPACPFELTLHRMMTTKHLGDAPHPVVASAAREVLNKSDNERSGVLSTAMSFLGLYRDPTVAEVTSRCDWRIADLISAEHPVSLYLVVPPSDISRTKPLIRLILNQLGRRLTESLDGSDGIARRHKLLLMLDEFPALGRLDFFETALAFMAGYGIRSFLIAQSLNQIDKAYGQNHSILDNCHVRVTFATNDERTAKRISETLGTATELRAQRNYAGHRLAPWLGHLMVSRQETARPLLTPGEVMQLPPDESVVMVSSLPPIKAKKLRYYTDANFKRRVLSPPALASGQYADAPPSRPDDWSGLAIPAVPAALATASADDLGGTDDGGPRWQPELSEVAEYHPEQAALANDLALLDDDDDLPLPLPGQLDPAMQRTARLASLDQHDGIEL from the coding sequence ATGCAAGCTCAGGGCGTGCTATTCGGGCAGATCGCCGCCGTCTTCGGCATCGTGATCGCCGGCGTATGGAGTGCAACGCAATGGACAGCCGCCGCTCTGGCCTATCAAGTACGCCTTGGCTCGCCCTGGTTTGATTTCTTCGGAACGACGGTCTATCACCCTTGGCGGCTGTTCGAGTGGTGGTTCCTCTTCGATGCCTACGCGCCGCACGTCTTCGACATAGGCGGGGCCATCGCGGGCGGCAGCGGCCTGGTGGCCGTGATCGTCGCCATCGCCATGTCGGTGTGGCGCTCGCGGCAATCGCGCCTCGTCACCACCTACGGCTCCGCACGCTGGGCTGATGCTGCCGACATTCGCAAGGCCGGGCTGACACAGCCCGCCGGCATCTTCCTCGGCCAGCATCGCGGCCAGTACCTGCGCCACGAAGGCCCGGAACACGTCCTGACCTTCGCGCCGACGCGCTCCGGCAAGGGTGTCGGCCTAGTGGTGCCGACCTTATTGAGCTGGCCCGCGTCCGTCGTCGTCCACGACATTAAAGGCGAGAACTGGACGCTCACCGCCGGCTGGCGCTCGCGCTTCTCGCATTGCCTGCTGTTCAACCCGACGGATGCGAAGTCGGCAGCCTACAACCCGCTGCTGGAAGTGCGGCGCGGCGCGCATGAGGTGCGCGACGTGCAGAACGTGGCCGACATTCTGGTCGATCCAGACGGGGCGCTCGAACGCAGGAATCATTGGGAAAAGACTTCGCACGCGCTGCTGGTCGGCGCCATCCTGCATGTGCTCTACGCGGGCACCGACAAAACTTTGCGTGGGGTGGCGAATTTCCTGTCCGATCCAGCGTGCCCGTTCGAGCTGACCTTGCACCGGATGATGACGACCAAGCACCTGGGCGATGCACCGCACCCGGTTGTCGCGTCCGCTGCGCGCGAAGTGCTCAACAAGTCGGACAACGAACGCTCCGGCGTGTTGAGCACCGCCATGTCGTTCCTCGGTCTGTACCGCGATCCCACGGTGGCCGAAGTCACATCGCGCTGCGACTGGCGCATCGCCGACCTGATTTCCGCCGAGCACCCGGTATCGCTGTACCTCGTGGTGCCGCCTTCGGACATTAGCCGCACCAAGCCGCTGATCCGGTTGATCCTCAACCAGCTCGGACGGCGGTTGACCGAATCGCTCGACGGCAGCGACGGCATCGCCCGTCGCCACAAGCTGCTGCTGATGCTCGATGAGTTCCCGGCGCTGGGCCGGCTCGACTTCTTCGAGACGGCGCTGGCGTTCATGGCCGGCTACGGCATCCGCAGTTTCCTCATCGCGCAGTCGCTCAACCAGATCGACAAAGCCTACGGCCAGAACCATTCCATCCTCGACAACTGCCACGTCCGTGTGACGTTCGCCACCAACGACGAGCGCACGGCCAAACGGATCTCCGAAACGCTCGGCACCGCCACCGAGCTGCGCGCGCAGCGCAACTACGCCGGCCACCGGCTCGCGCCGTGGCTCGGGCATCTCATGGTGTCGCGCCAAGAGACGGCCCGACCGCTGCTGACACCGGGCGAAGTGATGCAGCTTCCGCCCGACGAATCGGTGGTGATGGTGTCCAGCCTGCCGCCGATCAAGGCGAAGAAGCTGCGCTACTACACCGATGCCAATTTCAAGCGGCGTGTCCTGTCGCCGCCTGCGCTCGCGTCCGGGCAGTACGCCGACGCACCGCCATCGCGCCCCGACGACTGGAGCGGCTTGGCGATTCCCGCCGTCCCTGCCGCACTGGCTACGGCATCCGCCGATGACCTGGGCGGCACCGATGACGGAGGCCCGCGCTGGCAGCCGGAGCTATCCGAGGTTGCCGAGTACCACCCCGAACAAGCGGCTCTCGCCAACGACTTGGCGCTGCTCGATGACGACGACGACCTGCCGCTGCCGCTTCCCGGCCAGCTCGACCCGGCCATGCAGCGCACGGCCCGGCTGGCTTCCCTCGACCAACACGACGGAATCGAGTTATGA